The following coding sequences lie in one Flavobacteriales bacterium genomic window:
- a CDS encoding aspartyl protease family protein, which yields MTTTLPITIQAIEDDGFHLLTTIQINGKDALLIIDTGASRSVFDETRIVDFIGHNNLTEQDKLSSGLGTNTMTSKKVMLEHLNLNGLMLNNYEATLLNLHHVNQSYQKIGLSPIDGILGGDILHDYHAVIDYKNSRLVLCHSEPVEEY from the coding sequence ATGACCACCACCCTACCCATAACCATACAAGCCATTGAAGACGATGGTTTCCATTTGTTAACCACAATACAAATTAACGGTAAAGACGCTTTACTGATTATTGATACTGGAGCAAGCCGATCGGTTTTTGATGAAACCCGTATTGTTGATTTTATTGGACACAACAACCTTACAGAACAAGATAAACTCTCTTCTGGTTTAGGAACAAATACAATGACCAGTAAAAAAGTGATGTTAGAACATTTAAACCTTAATGGTTTAATGCTCAACAACTACGAAGCCACGCTCTTAAACCTACACCATGTAAACCAATCGTACCAAAAAATTGGGCTCTCGCCAATTGATGGCATTTTAGGTGGCGATATTTTACACGATTACCATGCGGTAATAGATTACAAAAATTCGAGATTGGTTTTATGTCACTCTGAGCCTGTCGAAGAG